In Corynebacterium aquatimens, one genomic interval encodes:
- the aroC gene encoding chorismate synthase, with product MLRWTTAGESHGQALISLVENMPAGVPVTAEDISYHLARRKLGYGRGARMKFEADELTLLTGILHGKTIGSPIAIQIGNTEWPKWTTIMSPAEPDFSDPDVVKAFESGRGAALTRPRPGHADFAGMIKYGFDGARPVLERSSARETAARVAAGAVARSFLREVLGVEVLSHVISIGASEPYAGEHPRFEDIEAIDASPVRAFDKAAEESMITEIEAAKKSGDTLGGIVEVIVEGLPIGIGSHVSGERRLDAQLAGALMGIQAIKGVEIGDGFEEARRRGSEAHDEMVRDGQAVRRETNRAGGLEGGMTNAETLRVRAAMKPISTVPRALKTIDMATGEPATGIHQRSDVCAVPAAGVVAEAMVALVLARNVLEKFGGDSVAETKRNVESYKAYVAQRLAFDASDSADDAQEGGN from the coding sequence TTACCGCAGAAGATATTTCCTACCACTTGGCGCGACGCAAGCTCGGCTACGGTCGCGGCGCCCGCATGAAGTTTGAGGCAGACGAGCTGACGCTACTCACCGGAATCCTTCACGGGAAGACAATCGGCTCACCGATTGCTATTCAGATCGGCAACACCGAGTGGCCGAAGTGGACCACGATCATGTCCCCGGCGGAACCGGATTTCAGTGATCCGGATGTGGTCAAGGCGTTTGAGTCCGGTCGTGGTGCAGCGCTGACCCGGCCGCGCCCGGGGCATGCGGATTTTGCGGGAATGATCAAGTACGGCTTTGATGGGGCGCGCCCGGTGTTGGAGCGGTCGTCGGCACGCGAGACTGCGGCCCGTGTTGCCGCGGGTGCGGTGGCGCGCAGCTTCCTCCGCGAGGTACTCGGCGTGGAAGTTCTTTCCCACGTGATTTCTATCGGTGCGTCGGAGCCGTATGCAGGTGAGCACCCGCGCTTCGAGGACATCGAGGCGATTGACGCGTCGCCGGTTCGTGCGTTTGACAAGGCTGCGGAAGAGTCGATGATCACGGAGATCGAAGCGGCGAAGAAGTCAGGTGACACTCTCGGCGGAATCGTTGAAGTCATCGTGGAAGGCCTGCCAATCGGTATCGGCTCCCACGTTTCGGGCGAGCGGCGACTCGATGCGCAGCTGGCCGGGGCGCTCATGGGCATCCAGGCGATCAAGGGTGTGGAGATCGGTGACGGGTTCGAAGAAGCGCGCCGCCGTGGTTCCGAAGCGCACGATGAGATGGTGCGTGACGGCCAGGCGGTTCGCCGGGAAACGAACCGCGCCGGCGGGCTCGAAGGCGGTATGACAAACGCTGAGACCCTGCGCGTGCGTGCGGCGATGAAGCCAATCTCTACCGTGCCGCGGGCGCTGAAGACGATTGATATGGCGACGGGGGAGCCAGCAACAGGAATTCACCAGCGTTCCGACGTGTGTGCGGTTCCCGCCGCGGGTGTCGTGGCGGAAGCCATGGTCGCGTTAGTCCTGGCGCGCAACGTGCTGGAGAAGTTCGGTGGCGACAGCGTTGCAGAAACCAAGCGGAACGTGGAGTCCTACAAGGCATACGTCGCGCAGCGCCTCGCGTTCGATGCAAGCGATTCCGCCGATGACGCACAGGAAGGTGGTAACTAG
- a CDS encoding shikimate kinase has product MNNGVNNAEAVVHSRPRVVLVGPPGAGKSTIGRRLARAMNLPLVDSDQLIEEHYDKPCGEVYSELQETRFREVEADFVARALASGGIVSLGGGAVLTDSTRALLKAHTVVWIDVTAEEGVRRTAGNNSRPVLNSSNPQAHYRQMLATREPYYREVATHRVRTDRRPPQRVVAEVLNVLETKGDDL; this is encoded by the coding sequence GTGAACAACGGGGTAAACAACGCAGAGGCCGTGGTTCACTCGCGGCCGCGTGTGGTTCTGGTTGGTCCGCCGGGGGCGGGTAAGTCCACGATTGGGCGTCGCCTGGCTAGGGCGATGAACCTGCCGTTGGTGGATTCGGACCAGCTGATTGAAGAGCACTATGACAAGCCCTGCGGGGAGGTCTATAGCGAGCTCCAGGAGACCAGGTTCCGCGAGGTTGAGGCGGACTTCGTTGCGCGCGCGTTGGCCAGCGGGGGCATCGTGAGTCTGGGGGGCGGAGCGGTGTTGACGGACTCCACGCGGGCGTTGTTGAAAGCCCACACGGTGGTCTGGATTGATGTCACGGCGGAGGAGGGCGTGCGCCGCACGGCCGGCAATAACTCACGTCCGGTGCTCAACTCGTCTAACCCGCAGGCTCATTACCGTCAGATGTTGGCCACCCGGGAGCCCTACTACAGGGAGGTCGCCACGCACCGGGTGCGCACTGATCGCCGTCCGCCGCAGCGCGTGGTGGCGGAAGTTCTCAACGTTTTGGAAACCAAGGGGGATGATCTCTAA
- the aroB gene encoding 3-dehydroquinate synthase, giving the protein MTADYAEERTGIATSIPVNGPSPYEVHIGRGLTSAIADHVKTTKARQAMIVYQAPLQSVADELRETVEQAGVDVTLAVVPDAENGKTLEVTGRLWDALGTANFSRQDLVIGLGGGAVTDLAGFVAATWMRGIKVVQVPTTLLAMVDAAVGGKTGINTEAGKNLVGAFHEPNAVFIDLDRLDTLPEEEFVSGSAEIIKTGFISDTEILNIYSQGKDVWQSRIAELIERSVAVKARVVGQDLKESSLREILNYGHTLGHAIEKREDYSWRHGNAVAVGMMFVAQLAYRRGLIDAEVVDKHRAILEDVGLPTTYDAGAFDELYEGMTHDKKNRDGRIRFVVIEGLGQTARLEDATIDEMRAAYAEVAK; this is encoded by the coding sequence ATGACCGCTGACTACGCCGAGGAGCGCACGGGGATTGCAACGTCGATTCCGGTCAACGGGCCGAGTCCGTATGAGGTCCACATTGGCCGCGGCCTGACGAGCGCGATCGCAGATCACGTCAAAACCACGAAGGCCCGCCAGGCCATGATCGTCTACCAGGCCCCGCTCCAAAGCGTCGCCGATGAGCTCCGCGAGACAGTCGAGCAGGCTGGCGTGGATGTCACCCTCGCGGTCGTTCCTGATGCGGAAAACGGCAAGACCTTGGAAGTCACTGGCCGGCTCTGGGACGCGCTCGGGACGGCGAATTTCTCACGCCAGGACCTAGTCATCGGGCTTGGTGGCGGCGCTGTCACGGACCTCGCTGGGTTCGTCGCGGCTACGTGGATGCGCGGGATCAAGGTCGTTCAGGTCCCCACGACGTTGCTCGCGATGGTGGACGCGGCGGTGGGCGGCAAGACTGGCATCAACACGGAGGCCGGTAAGAACTTGGTCGGTGCGTTCCATGAGCCCAACGCGGTGTTCATCGACCTTGATCGCCTGGACACTCTGCCGGAAGAGGAGTTCGTATCCGGTTCCGCGGAAATCATCAAGACCGGCTTCATCTCCGACACGGAGATTTTGAACATCTATTCCCAGGGCAAGGACGTGTGGCAATCGCGCATCGCGGAGCTCATTGAGCGCTCGGTGGCGGTCAAGGCCCGCGTCGTTGGCCAGGACCTCAAGGAATCTTCGCTCCGCGAGATCCTCAATTACGGCCACACTTTGGGTCACGCTATTGAGAAACGCGAGGATTACTCGTGGCGTCACGGCAATGCGGTCGCTGTGGGCATGATGTTCGTCGCGCAGCTCGCTTATCGACGGGGGCTTATCGACGCCGAGGTCGTCGATAAGCATCGTGCGATCCTTGAAGACGTGGGCTTGCCGACGACGTACGACGCTGGTGCCTTCGACGAGCTGTACGAGGGAATGACACACGATAAGAAGAACCGCGATGGGCGAATCCGCTTCGTGGTGATTGAGGGGCTCGGGCAGACGGCGCGGTTGGAAGACGCGACCATCGATGAGATGCGCGCGGCCTACGCTGAGGTTGCGAAGTAG